A region from the Falco rusticolus isolate bFalRus1 chromosome 4, bFalRus1.pri, whole genome shotgun sequence genome encodes:
- the BHLHE40 gene encoding class E basic helix-loop-helix protein 40: MERVPSAQPPPGCLGKLPALESGELPGLDFAHMYQVYKPRRGLKRSEDSKETYKLPHRLIEKKRRDRINECIAQLKDLLPEHLKLTTLGHLEKAVVLELTLKHVKALTNLIEQQQQKIIALQNGLQAGDLSSRNLDSSQEMFRSGFQMCAKEMLQYLAKHENSKDLKSSQLVSHLHRMASEVLQGGAGRKSGDIPPKMVDLKEKPISLTTAAEGHGKNCVPVIQRTFAHSSGEQSGSDTDTDSGYGGELEKSDSKSEQQYFKKDTELKYAVQERISSIKQETEDPPAKRSRLESPEDEGPFGSDMMGSSSSFLGPHAHQPPLCLPFYLIPPSATAYLPMLEKCWYPASVPVLYPSLPASAAALTGFMNPDKISPPLLMPQRLPSPVPAHSPIDSSALLQALKQIPPLNLETKD, encoded by the exons aTGGAGCGGGTCCCCAgcgcgcagcccccgcccggctGCCTGGGCAAGCTGCCCGCCCTGGAGAGCGGCGAGCTGCCGGG GCTGGACTTCGCGCACATGTACCAAGTTTACAAGCCCAGGAGGGGGTTAAAGAGGAGCGAGGACAGCAAG GAGACCTACAAGTTGCCCCACAGGCTGATAGAGAAGAAGAGGCGCGACAGGATTAACGAGTGCATCGCGCAGCTGAAGGACCTGCTGCCCGAGCATCTCAAGCTGACG ACTCTAGGTCACTTGGAGAAGGCTGTGGTGCTCGAGCTCACCTTGAAGCATGTGAAAGCACTAACTAATCTCattgagcagcagcagcagaaaataattgctttgcAGAATGGTTTACAAGCGG GTGACCTGTCATCAAGAAACCTTGATTCCAGCCAGGAAATGTTTCGATCCGGTTTCCAGATGTGTGCCAAGGAAATGCTGCAATACCTGGCAAAGCACGAGAACAGCAAGGACCTGAAGTCGTCCCAGCTGGTCAGCCATCTGCACCGAATGGCCTCCGAGGTACTCCAGGGTGGAGCTGGCCGCAAGTCCGGAGACATCCCTCCTAAAATGGTGGACTTGAAAGAGAAACCCATCTCCTTGACCACAGCGGCAGAGGGACACGGGAAAAACTGCGTGCCTGTGATCCAGAGGACATTTGCTCACTCCAGTGGGGAGCAGAGCGGCAGCGACACAGACACGGACAGCGGGTACGGGGGAGAGCTGGAGAAAAGTGACTCCAAATCTGAACAGCAGTATTTCAAAAAGGATACTGAACTCAAGTACGCTGTCCAGGAGAGAATAAGCTCTATTAAGCAAGAGACTGAGGACCCGCCGGCCAAAAGGAGCAGGCTGGAGTCGCCGGAGGATGAGGGCCCTTTTGGCAGCGACATGATGggctcttccagcagcttcctggGCCCCCATGCTCACCAGCCTCCCTTGTGCCTGCCTTTCTACTTGATCCCACCATCCGCGACAGCCTATCTGCCCATGCTGGAGAAGTGCTGGTACCCGGCATCTGTACCTGTCTTGTACCCCAGcctcccagcctctgctgcagcacttaCAGGGTTCATGAACCCCGATAAAATCTCCCCGCCTCTGCTGATGCCCCAGAGACTCCCTTCTCCCGTACCGGCCCACTCCCCTATCGACTCCTCAGCTCTGCTTCAAGCTTTGAAGCAGATTCCTCCTTTGAACTTGGAAACCAAAGACTAA